The proteins below come from a single Eremothecium sinecaudum strain ATCC 58844 chromosome II, complete sequence genomic window:
- the RTC1 gene encoding Rtc1p (Syntenic homolog of Ashbya gossypii ADL186C; Syntenic homolog of Saccharomyces cerevisiae YOL138C (RTC1)), translating into MPKNRDTSIYAMFMNRRSSPTFGDSQATQNNQRPKPPTRFSYHKIQQPAGATASGTQAGSSQKVRLNARGTFTTHPLMESLRENAALDGYSRSPTPKDDRMDYFSNVDQENTSGLKSTFQCSKELSSLDKINSPQNRNIVVAGKNHLGLYKFDDDFKITHIHDYISVGNKGANSKFSSSIGRYVKKLSTISDVKAGFYGYKNYVAVCGTSTSISIYDINRQTDLDHPLISTLSEHSRSINSVDFNMAQTSLLLSGGQDGCIKLWDLRSNASKTNRSDLSISLASEAVRDVKWMPSYDFASFEPGASVNSFNKSYKFASVHDSGLLLTYDLRQLSQAEKKINAHSGPALCLNWHPHLDYIISGGRDGNCSLWYVGEKMGSTAYGAHSYSTASYSVNTAPTSSGYLEMTIGTAYPITKLKFRPEYVNNFSKSMIAMSSMGEDSDVTIYSLARKYIPKHILTTFAPSLGFVWWDKDIIFNIDKQNIITARDIRNEPTVLDNLPKSIVKWRDIDGNGLLLVDQDRGGYVSEMVTTPDSTEKQLFHNKASAATLNSIFNTSHKDSSALSNLLASQSHYQNQQQSSLQSCYQMSSPNGISDPATQMQAPSPSVLQPHHVQPVQLYQYPAPLLSPPLPSSSPPGNYTQQLGEHHIAPSSDRPTLGKTVSSYSGKIPGSFQSHTGAQSNSHHNSVISCSPLILDGAIEYCAIESPTMFFLDLPEILNSIRVSRFSKLRNEQGNPELANLKNSSVELFKYLAKELKFSYSQEKNEVKPTTYDASPSLTETDPKIQLMEKLGLSEHNTWTTLIRTNTSHDTEPSVYAEGGSAPTKADLSNKSIDNKSISDVTDSPLRSLKSVDGENSIMQKRANHLFELISICSHNAETYAYIDDILNFKIWLLIRDSLLWDFRQLTNETTETKFDTQEQLFSTKIEGTTRANKRQPTNMHHSSVDASDLSLSVGDMGLSNEDLFSPKAYTAEHQFKPLLERAASSSKVTPELTLVKNAANNDNSSDEAIVGDDEEEGDDEEEGGAEIARLPRRSYSRNHASRMSFLSNTKIRPYEMQKAFSFEKAMTPVSLESGLTKRFSLSAESLPNALKRPYSSPTMHPKSKVTPADDIKVKNSKENGKETANGPALADPISLNITKEEIPPWHTNRLLKQIFEQAVETGNIFLTVNIILLFQTTFKVTSTKIVKNTLAQFITVLHRYELFEISADLLKYCSWDDILGAGSGQSTIRLFCDKCGKIIINEHSKSKFTNDHELDDARITGKFGYWYCDSCKKPNTLCVFCETPMKKLAMAVLKCGHEGHFHCFKRWFLDEDMNVCPSGCTGILF; encoded by the coding sequence ATGCCAAAAAATCGTGATACTTCTATTTATGCGATGTTTATGAATAGGAGATCTTCGCCAACATTTGGGGATTCTCAAGCAACACAAAATAATCAAAGACCGAAACCTCCAACAAGGTTTTCGTATCATAAAATACAGCAGCCAGCCGGGGCCACCGCATCAGGTACCCAAGCTGGCAGTTCTCAGAAAGTCCGATTGAATGCTAGAGGTACTTTTACGACCCACCCCCTTATGGAAAGTTTGCGTGAAAATGCAGCATTGGATGGCTATTCAAGATCACCAACACCAAAGGATGATAGGATGGATTACTTTAGTAATGTTGACCAGGAGAATACCAGTGGGCTTAAATCAACATTTCAGTGTAGTAAGGAATTGTCAAGTTTGGATAAGATAAATTCCCCTCAGAACAGAAATATTGTGGTTGCTGGAAAGAACCATTTGGGTCTTTATAAGTTTGATGATGACTTCAAAATTACTCACATACATGATTATATCTCCGTTGGAAATAAAGGCGCAAACTCAAAGTTTTCAAGCAGCATAGGAAGGTATGTGAAGAAATTAAGTACTATATCTGATGTGAAGGCGGGCTTTTACGGATACAAGAACTATGTTGCGGTCTGCGGGACATCTACTTCAATTTCGATTTATGACATTAATCGACAAACAGACCTTGATCATCCATTGATCTCAACATTGTCGGAGCACTCCAGGTCTATAAATAGCGTGGATTTTAATATGGCGCAAACAAGTTTACTTCTGAGTGGAGGACAAGATGGTTGTATTAAACTTTGGGATTTGAGGTCGAATGCATCGAAGACAAATAGAAGCGATTTGAGTATCAGTTTGGCATCCGAAGCGGTTAGAGATGTGAAATGGATGCCATCCTACGACTTCGCGTCTTTTGAGCCGGGAGCCTCGGTGAACTCCTTCAATAAATCATATAAATTTGCTTCTGTGCATGATTCTGGGTTATTATTAACCTACGATTTACGACAGCTAAGTCAGGCTGAAAAGAAAATTAATGCCCATTCTGGACCAGCATTGTGTTTGAATTGGCACCCCCACTTAGATTACATTATAAGTGGTGGGCGTGATGGCAATTGTTCGCTATGGTACGTAGGCGAAAAGATGGGAAGTACAGCTTACGGAGCGCATAGTTATAGCACTGCTAGTTATTCTGTAAACACAGCGCCAACTTCCTCAGGATACCTAGAAATGACCATTGGGACTGCATATCCAATTACAAAGCTGAAATTTCGTCCAGAATATGTTAAtaacttttcaaaatcaatGATTGCAATGTCTTCAATGGGTGAGGATTCAGATGTGACTATATATTCCCTAGCAAGGAAGTATATTCCAAAACATATATTAACAACATTTGCTCCTTCTTTAGGATTTGTTTGGTGGGATAAGGACATCATATTCAATATTGATAAACAAAATATAATCACTGCAAGGGATATACGGAATGAGCCCACAGTCTTGGATAACCTGCCCAAAAGTATAGTGAAATGGCGGGACATTGATGGGAATGGTCTTTTGCTTGTTGACCAAGATAGAGGCGGGTACGTTTCAGAGATGGTTACGACTCCAGATAGTACTGAAAAACAACTGTTTCATAACAAAGCTAGTGCTGCCACCCTCAATAGTATATTCAACACAAGTCACAAAGACAGTTCTGCTTTAAGTAACCTACTAGCATCCCAATCGCATTACCAGAACCAACAGCAATCATCTCTGCAATCTTGTTACCAAATGAGCTCACCAAACGGTATTTCAGATCCCGCAACTCAAATGCAAGCCCCATCGCCTTCCGTATTACAACCGCATCATGTTCAGCCAGTACAATTGTATCAGTATCCAGCACCTCTGTTGTCACCACCACTACCCTCATCCTCCCCACCAGGAAATTATACGCAGCAACTTGGTGAACATCATATAGCACCTTCATCTGACCGTCCTACCTTAGGAAAAACAGTTTCTTCATACAGCGGTAAAATCCCAGGATCTTTTCAGAGTCACACAGGAGCGCAATCAAATTCACATCATAATTCAGTTATTTCGTGTTCTCCGTTAATATTAGATGGGGCTATTGAATATTGTGCTATCGAGTCACCAACTATGTTCTTTCTAGATCTTCCCGAAATTCTAAACAGTATCCGTGTGTCTAGGTTTAGTAAGTTGAGAAATGAGCAAGGGAACCCGGAATTGGCAAATCTGAAAAACTCCTCAGTGGAACTGTTCAAATATCTAGCCAAAGAATTGAAGTTTTCATATAGCCAAGAGAAGAACGAAGTAAAGCCAACTACTTACGATGCCTCACCGTCATTAACTGAAACTGATCCTAAAATTCAGCTAATGGAGAAGCTTGGCCTTTCGGAGCATAATACTTGGACTACATTAATTCGTACGAACACTTCTCATGACACAGAGCCAAGCGTATATGCCGAGGGCGGCTCAGCTCCGACCAAGGCAGATCTGTCAAATAAGAGTATCGACAATAAATCTATATCTGACGTAACTGACAGTCCCTTGAGGTCTTTGAAATCCGTAGATGGCGAAAATTCAATTATGCAAAAGAGAGCTAACCATCTGTTTGAGCTAATATCCATATGCAGTCATAATGCGGAGACATATGCGTATATTGACgatattttaaattttaAGATTTGGCTATTAATTAGAGACAGTCTACTATGGGATTTCAGACAGTTAACAAATGAAACCACGGAGACCAAGTTTGATACACAAGAGCAGTTATTCTCTACTAAAATTGAAGGTACTACTAGAGCTAATAAAAGGCAACCAACAAATATGCACCATAGCAGCGTTGATGCCAGTGATCTAAGCCTTTCAGTAGGCGATATGGGGTTGTCAAATGAAGATTTATTTTCTCCTAAAGCTTATACTGCTGAACATCAATTTAAACCCTTACTTGAAAGGGCAGCTAGCTCTTCAAAAGTTACTCCGGAGCTGACTTTGGTGAAGAATGCTGCAAACAATGATAATTCCAGTGACGAAGCGATAGTAGgtgatgatgaagaagaaggcgatgacgaagaagaaggaggAGCTGAAATTGCGCGCTTACCGCGCCGTTCATATAGCCGTAACCATGCTTCAAGAATGTCATTTCTTTCTAACACTAAAATCCGTCCTTATGAAATGCAGAAGGCGTTCAGTTTTGAGAAGGCTATGACACCAGTGTCTTTGGAGAGCGGTCTGACAAAGCGTTTTTCCCTCAGTGCAGAATCGCTACCGAATGCCCTAAAGAGGCCTTACTCTTCTCCTACTATGCATCCGAAATCGAAGGTTACTCCAGCAGATGATATTAAGGTAAAGAACTCCAAGGAAAATGGAAAAGAAACTGCAAATGGACCAGCTTTAGCGGACCCTATATCCCTGAATATCACTAAAGAAGAGATACCACCATGGCATACAAACCGGTTGCTTAAGCAAATATTTGAGCAGGCTGTTGAAACTGGAAATATCTTTTTGACGGTTAACATTATTCTTCTATTCCAAACAACTTTTAAAGTAACGTCCACTAAGATTGTAAAAAACACGTTAGCGCAGTTTATTACAGTATTACATCGTTACGAACTCTTCGAAATATCTGCAGATCTGCTAAAGTACTGCTCATGGGATGACATATTAGGAGCTGGTTCGGGGCAATCTACAATTAGACTATTTTGTGACAAATGTGGTAAAATCATAATTAATGAACACAGTAAATCAAAATTCACCAATGATCATGAATTGGATGACGCTAGAATAACAGGGAAATTTGGATACTGGTACTGTGATTCATGTAAGAAGCCTAACACCCTGTGTGTGTTTTGCGAAACACCAATGAAAAAGCTAGCAATGGCCGTCCTCAAATGCGGCCATGAGGGCCATTTCCATTGTTTCAAGCGTTGGTTTCTTGATGAAGACATGAATGTGTGTCCATCAGGTTGTACTGgtatattattttaa
- the PFS2 gene encoding cleavage polyadenylation factor subunit PFS2 (Syntenic homolog of Ashbya gossypii ADL184W; Syntenic homolog of Saccharomyces cerevisiae YNL317W (PFS2)) produces the protein MTSKNDSVKKYVSQRRTVDMSSPYDRLYYYKKHGIHIRSIEPESTYTADILPPDAYRDYTRVINTPTKFTHLSSNKVKHVIPAITWTPEGRRLVVATYSGEFSLWNGSSFNFESIMQAHDSAVTVMQYSHDGDWLISGDADGTIKIWQPNFNMVKVLDHAHMECMRDIAFSCGDQKFVTCSDDNVLKIWNFSNGQQERVLSGHHWDVKSCDWHPKMGLIVSGSKDNLIKLWDPRTGRNVSTILGLKHTIIKTKFQPTMGNLLAVVAKDKSTKIYDLRQNMRELHTIRDEVDYMSLAWHPINETMFSVGCYNGAIKHFDLLHETTTPVPASHSIPCAHEKSVTSLAYSPVGHILASAAKDRTIRFWARSRPIDPNAFDDPTYNNKKVNAWYFGINNNINAVRPKTEHGIALPPTNDGNASTNISSLSSGDLTMNMSGNNVPASGLPGLSF, from the coding sequence ATGACATCTAAGAATGACTCTGTTAAGAAATATGTATCTCAGCGTCGAACTGTCGACATGAGTTCTCCATACGACAGATTGTATTATTATAAGAAACATGGTATTCATATAAGGTCTATAGAACCGGAATCTACATACACAGCGGACATTCTTCCGCCAGATGCGTATCGTGATTATACTAGGGTTATAAATACGCCTACAAAGTTCACGCATTTGTCTTCTAATAAAGTAAAGCATGTTATCCCTGCAATTACATGGACTCCAGAGGGTCGTCGGTTGGTTGTGGCTACCTACAGTGGTGAATTTTCTCTGTGGAATGGTTCATCTTTTAATTTTGAGAGTATTATGCAGGCGCATGACTCGGCTGTCACTGTGATGCAATATTCCCATGATGGAGATTGGTTGATTAGTGGTGACGCTGATGGAACAATTAAGATTTGGCAACCCAATTTTAATATGGTTAAAGTCTTAGATCATGCTCATATGGAATGTATGAGGGATATTGCGTTTAGTTGTGGTGACCAGAAGTTCGTGACTTGTTCAGATGATAATGTATTGAAGATTTGGAATTTCAGTAATGGGCAACAGGAACGCGTGCTTTCCGGACATCATTGGGATGTAAAGAGTTGCGATTGGCATCCTAAGATGGGTCTCATCGTATCAGGCTCTAAGGATAACTTGATTAAACTGTGGGATCCTCGCACAGGGCGCAATGTGTCTACGATTCTTGGCTTAAAACATACAATTATAAAGACAAAGTTCCAGCCAACAATGGGTAACCTGCTGGCAGTAGTCGCAAAGGACAAAAGTACAAAGATATATGATTTAAGGCAAAACATGAGGGAGCTACACACAATTCGTGATGAAGTGGACTATATGTCGCTAGCATGGCACCCTATTAATGAGACGATGTTTTCTGTGGGATGCTACAACGGTGCTATAAAACACTTTGACTTACTACATGAAACAACTACCCCGGTTCCAGCATCGCATAGCATTCCTTGTGCACATGAAAAGTCGGTGACATCGTTAGCATATAGTCCTGTCGGCCATATCCTTGCCAGTGCGGCTAAGGATAGAACAATACGTTTTTGGGCTAGATCTAGACCAATCGATCCTAATGCGTTTGATGACCCCACATATAACAATAAGAAGGTCAATGCCTGGTATTTCGGTATCAACAATAATATAAATGCCGTCAGGCCAAAGACAGAGCATGGTATTGCATTGCCGCCTACTAATGATGGAAATGCATCTACTAATATCTCCTCGTTGTCGTCCGGAGACCTCACTATGAACATGTCAGGCAACAATGTTCCAGCATCAGGGCTACCTGGGTTGAGCTTTTAA
- the PFK27 gene encoding 6-phosphofructo-2-kinase (Syntenic homolog of Ashbya gossypii ADL183C; Syntenic homolog of Saccharomyces cerevisiae YOL136C (PFK27)), producing the protein MESDFRFSACSEAIRSHSTSTSSLFSLKNTRSYPSILDFYTTTESGDVENGDVAALEYEEEPALYLETDRDAALTDNDKFIVILVGLPATGKSTISRHLVSYLRSLPSLMSLRCGVFNAGQVRRKLTYKGERMPIANSSKEDLFNPRNSEKKNVYARITLEELLSELDADMCDFAIFDATNSTLERRSFIFQEIQSYNDRPQNKYRIIPVVLQVTCSNKAFIRFNIHNKAFNQDYLDKPYEFAVRDFARRLRYYYSQFVPFTKEEFNHIIQTNSHTKNDKSCCVRNDRLYTREDTGLFFFHIINAGLDTDLSSSMTHYPREVSLVLSEVVSAIEEFVNRYSQIYGFQYIENANSFMKGEPVKCTKGDGAKANFTGAALANNNVLAKKTTTLSIPNPASLTSYLPTLCSIINDQYFQSLTSFE; encoded by the coding sequence ATGGAAAGTGATTTTAGGTTTTCAGCGTGTAGTGAGGCAATTAGGTCGCATTCCACCTCTACCAGTTCTTTGTTTTCATTGAAAAATACACGGAGTTACCCAAGTATCCTCGACTTCTACACGACGACTGAAAGTGGAGATGTGGAAAATGGTGATGTTGCAGCGTTGGAGTACGAAGAAGAGCCGGCTCTGTACTTAGAGACGGATAGAGACGCTGCACTTACAGATAACGATAAATTTATTGTTATATTGGTTGGGTTACCGGCGACCGGTAAGTCCACGATATCGAGGCATTTGGTTAGCTATCTTCGCAGTTTGCCATCATTGATGAGTCTTCGATGTGGAGTTTTCAATGCAGGACAGGTACGTCGGAAATTGACCTACAAGGGCGAGCGAATGCCCATAGCAAATAGCTCCAAGGAGGATTTGTTCAATCCGAGAAATTCGGAGAAAAAAAACGTTTATGCTCGGATAACGCTCGAGGAACTCCTTAGCGAGCTGGATGCGGATATGTGTGACTTTGCTATATTTGATGCTACGAATTCTACGCTCGAAAGGAGGAGCTTCATCTTCCAAGAAATACAGAGCTACAATGATAGACCACAGAACAAGTACCGCATCATCCCGGTTGTGCTCCAGGTCACGTGCAGCAATAAAGCTTTTATTCGATTTAATATCCATAACAAGGCTTTCAACCAGGACTATTTGGACAAGCCGTATGAGTTTGCGGTGCGAGACTTCGCTAGGCGGCTACGGTATTACTACAGCCAGTTTGTCCCTTTTACCAAGGAAGAGTTTAATCACATTATTCAAACTAATAGTCACACTAAAAATGATAAGAGTTGCTGTGTGCGAAATGATAGATTATACACGCGAGAAGATACCGGCTTATTTTTCTTCCACATCATCAACGCGGGTTTGGATACGGACTTATCCTCAAGTATGACTCATTACCCAAGAGAGGTATCTTTGGTCTTATCAGAGGTGGTTAGTGCAATTGAAGAGTTTGTTAATCGTTATTCACAGATCTACGGCTTCCAATACATCGAAAATGCAAATAGCTTTATGAAGGGAGAGCCGGTGAAGTGTACGAAGGGGGATGGTGCCAAAGCTAATTTTACAGGTGCTGCGCTAGCAAATAACAATGTTTTAGCAAAGAAAACCACTACGTTAAGCATCCCCAATCCCGCTTCGTTAACGTCATACTTGCCCACTTTGTGTTCTATTATAAATGACCAGTATTTCCAATCATTGACATCTTTTGAATAG
- the MED7 gene encoding mediator complex subunit MED7 (Syntenic homolog of Ashbya gossypii ADL182C; Syntenic homolog of Saccharomyces cerevisiae YOL135C (MED7)) produces MNDSNSVSSLYPPPPPYIKFFTKENVDRASQARAAHRATDPEQITSELDFLVPPPIPSAGHYRAFGNIWQVKDELPDLETVGLRKLYDDSGKQDNNYQYKIKQLHKLLKSLLLNMLELIAILGVNPELFPQKVEHIRTILFNIHHLLNEYRPHQSRESLIMLLEEQLEHKKSEIQHIHATCDKVEAQLANLCKQYIE; encoded by the coding sequence ATGAACGACAGTAATAGCGTCAGTTCTCTATATCCTCCACCGCCGCCATACATTAAGTTCTTCACGAAAGAGAATGTAGATCGTGCGTCGCAGGCTCGCGCCGCCCACCGCGCAACTGACCCCGAGCAAATCACTTCAGAATTGGACTTTCTCGTACCGCCTCCAATCCCGTCCGCTGGCCACTACAGGGCCTTCGGTAACATATGGCAGGTCAAAGACGAGCTGCCAGACCTGGAAACCGTCGGTCTCCGCAAACTATACGACGACAGCGGCAAACAAGACAACAACTACCAATACAAAATCAAGCAACTACATAAGCTTCTCAAGTCCCTTCTGCTCAACATGCTAGAGCTCATCGCAATCCTAGGAGTCAATCCAGAGCTGTTTCCACAAAAGGTAGAGCACATCCGCACTATCCTCTTCAACATACATCACCTCCTGAACGAATATAGACCCCATCAGAGTCGTGAGTCCCTTATAATGCTTCTCGAGGAGCAACTGGAGCATAAGAAGAGTGAAATACAGCACATCCATGCCACGTGCGACAAGGTGGAAGCCCAGCTTGCCAACCTGTGCAAGCAATATATAGAATAA
- the PHA2 gene encoding prephenate dehydratase PHA2 (Syntenic homolog of Ashbya gossypii ADL180C; Syntenic homolog of Saccharomyces cerevisiae YNL316C (PHA2)), translating into MVKVAFLGPLSTYSHEAALQHTTDVNAELIPVSTIGDCFAALKAADTIDLAVVPLENSTNGQVVSTYDLLRDDMLEATTEEEGKVEPELVIVGQQFVSIVHCLISPVPLSIEDLKNIKPKCIYSHPQVWGQVTKYLKQLHEAAGLTLSNIDTNSTTSAVVQVKKQYEETGTISLAIASRKAASVNGAYIIEENINDAEGNITRFLVLQRRSKVTFPVEPQSPQNHELIKMIAFTTERDAPGSLSDVLSVFKKHEINMCSIMSRPYCRRGDSRKWQYVFFIEYEDKEYLPWDQIESELTVHCQSWCQWGQFYRDSKYY; encoded by the coding sequence ATGGTAAAGGTTGCATTTTTAGGTCCTTTGAGCACATATAGTCATGAAGCTGCATTACAGCATACCACTGATGTAAATGCTGAGCTGATTCCAGTTAGTACCATCGGTGATTGCTTCGCTGCGCTTAAAGCTGCGGATACCATCGACTTAGCTGTCGTTCCGTTAGAAAACTCTACCAATGGTCAGGTAGTTTCCACTTATGATTTACTTAGAGATGATATGCTAGAAGCTACTACAGAGGAAGAGGGTAAGGTGGAACCTGAATTGGTTATTGTAGGGCAGCAATTTGTATCCATCGTTCATTGTTTGATTAGTCCGGTACCTCTAAGCATCGAAGACCTCAAAAATATAAAGCcaaaatgtatatattcACACCCTCAGGTCTGGGGCCAGGTAACAAAATATCTTAAACAACTCCATGAAGCAGCTGGGCTTACTTTGTCAAATATTGACACCAACTCCACAACAAGTGCTGTAGTGCAGGTTAAAAAACAGTATGAAGAAACCGGTACCATATCTCTTGCAATTGCTAGTCGCAAAGCAGCATCTGTGAATGGAGCTTATATTATAGAAGAGAATATCAATGACGCCGAAGGTAACATTACAAGGTTCCTAGTATTACAGCGAAGGTCAAAGGTAACCTTTCCAGTAGAACCTCAATCCCCTCAAAATCATGAACTAATTAAAATGATAGCCTTTACCACAGAGCGCGACGCCCCTGGGTCCCTAAGCGACGTCCTCTCAGTGTTCAAAAAGCATGAAATAAACATGTGCTCCATCATGTCAAGACCTTATTGTCGCCGTGGGGACTCCCGCAAATGGCAGTACGTTTTTTTTATTGAGTACGAAGACAAGGAATACCTTCCTTGGGATCAAATAGAGAGTGAGCTCACTGTGCATTGTCAAAGCTGGTGCCAGTGGGGCCAATTCTATCGTGACAGCAAATATTATTGA
- the ATP11 gene encoding Atp11p (Syntenic homolog of Ashbya gossypii ADL179C; Syntenic homolog of Saccharomyces cerevisiae YNL315C (ATP11)), with translation MSSPLRTLPRLIESYPRAVFIANRRVLSLGINRTYSSNTVEERYKAKLLEKAKQKGFQSIEDLKAKLKADIQSKKAEFNKIDPLKELHDYEQRSKMMKNNAKVNSRGPIDPSKPQQPYKTLNSFMDVDKIRSLSKQEVEFLWRARWMNKENTLNAVVPVDVFERMSTYAKANPAFVLPLPTEVKASEEDKTEDQGMEMHYIQWLFVGPNTVHCIMTSLAEFKLHKEFSRPHTTLQFHTELAKEKKVVFMNGQVEKDSNVSLPDAQLLLLNVQRFYGAMGDSSAASKMRLKLLSDFTNGSPDFNVDSLISLAQSMEN, from the coding sequence ATGAGTTCGCCATTGAGGACGTTACCAAGATTGATTGAAAGTTATCCAAGAGCGGTTTTCATTGCAAATAGGAGAGTACTTTCACTCGGCATTAACAGAACATATTCAAGTAATACAGTTGAAGAGAGATATAAAGCAAAACTTCTAGAAAAAGCTAAACAAAAAGGTTTCCAATCTATTGAAGACTTAAAGGCCAAACTCAAAGCTGACATACAATCCAAAAAGGCTGAATTTAATAAGATTGATCCTTTGAAAGAGTTGCACGATTACGAACAGCGCTCAAAAATGATGAAGAACAATGCCAAGGTCAATAGTCGGGGCCCAATTGATCCCAGCAAACCACAGCAGCCTTATAAGACACTAAACTCATTTATGGATGTTGACAAAATCAGAAGTCTCTCTAAACAAGAAGTAGAATTCCTCTGGAGGGCCAGGTGGATGAACAAGGAAAACACCCTAAATGCGGTTGTTCCTGTTGATGTGTTTGAAAGAATGAGCACCTATGCGAAAGCTAATCCAGCCTTTGTTCTACCTTTACCTACAGAAGTTAAGGCTAGCGAAGAAGATAAAACTGAAGATCAAGGAATGGAGATGCACTACATTCAATGGCTATTTGTGGGGCCTAACACCGTTCATTGTATTATGACCTCCTTGGCAGAATTTAAATTGCATAAGGAATTCTCTAGGCCACATACAACCCTTCAATTCCATACAGAACTAGCCAAAGAAAAGAAGGTTGTATTTATGAATGGTCAAGTTGAAAAAGACTCTAATGTTTCCCTTCCGGACGCTCAATTACTCCTATTGAATGTTCAAAGGTTCTACGGTGCAATGGGAGATTCCTCAGCTGCTTCCAAGATGCGCCTCAAGCTTCTAAGTGACTTTACGAATGGTTCACCTGACTTCAATGTTGACTCATTAATTTCACTAGCTCAGTCAATGGAAAACTGA
- the HRT1 gene encoding SCF ubiquitin ligase complex subunit HRT1 (Syntenic homolog of Ashbya gossypii ADL181W; Syntenic homolog of Saccharomyces cerevisiae YOL133W (HRT1)) — translation MADDQMDIDEPLEAVPPATGGEKSKKFQIKKWTAVAFWSWDIAVENCAICRNHIMEPCIQCQPNAMTDTDNECVAAWGTCNHAFHLHCINKWLLTRNACPLDNKTWQFAKYGK, via the coding sequence ATGGCGGATGATCAAATGGATATAGATGAGCCTTTGGAGGCGGTACCTCCGGCTACCGGAGGAGAGAAGTCCAAGAAATTTCAGATCAAGAAGTGGACCGCAGTGGCATTCTGGTCCTGGGATATAGCTGTTGAGAATTGCGCAATTTgcagaaatcacattaTGGAACCATGTATCCAGTGCCAGCCTAATGCTATGACAGATACTGATAACGAATGTGTGGCGGCGTGGGGAACATGCAATCACGCGTTCCACCTGCATTGTATCAACAAATGGTTACTTACAAGAAATGCATGTCCACTGGACAATAAGACATGGCAATTTGCGAAATATGGGAAGTGA